A stretch of the Aphis gossypii isolate Hap1 chromosome 2, ASM2018417v2, whole genome shotgun sequence genome encodes the following:
- the LOC114119048 gene encoding zinc finger protein 431-like has translation MDNDILDERSREFLETADQYITEHGHQHVSEENNKQLVSNQHNLPEEFRIDENGELSHHTTGYYDANDILSGDGSTALTEDDHRLASELAAELAQQNKSLGDGSHHDTHLMTSYLYSADFDLNTNNKHSSQTSNHINNQQIISPENLIEVETSESDYHAEIQNNLPHKKRFRKRESAPAPMRSIHSKCYKCKQCGEQFNSQSAVTAHKTVHAPKKVSGRMPFLCEICDKHFTHQIKFFEHLKFHYEPQQSKVIVVTTDSGTSPHHVNYQNHNIQESTDNNENQYIEETIEDQPELHDLPPLQSYRLTEEESMEDDKHCIFSSDGSILAAQLQQPFPSCHICGRSFRRLKALEMHMASVHPQPATVVTVKQDCLEEFSDPEDLMEGIRHMVPGVADTESETDEKQPIQDQIWEYNGESITNHEDTMIKPKEENNCLLNGNGDNGENSRAEHTWEDDTDELEQIMKKNISKNLVCTQCKRKFNHRNSLLYHLRSHSGKRPHSCKLCPKSFFSSSALKVHNRLHTGDKPFECEWCGRNFRQWGDLKYHIASLHSESKQFQCEFCGKDFARKYSLIVHRRIHTGEKNYVCEFCKKTFRASSYLQNHRRIHTGEKPYKCETCGKAFRVRSDMRRHTVVHRKDVVNSVQINSYAGQVSGIVTSSEMSIHLTKLEVNKDKLTTESDVDVKFHENFSHDSNQILTADEVSTPLNLNLRAQDNGDNDESTNFEQFNGRQEIIDRETNTLYVWIPSNTEQLLQSE, from the exons ATGGACAATGATATATTGGATGAGAGATCAAGAGAATTTTTAGAAACTGCAGATCAATATATTACTGAACATGGTCATCAACATGTAtctgaagaaaataataaacaacttgTTAGTAACCAACATAATTTACCAGAAGAATTCCGTATCG atgAGAATGGAGAATTATCTCATCACACAACTGGATATTATGAtgcaaatgatatattatctgGTGATGGATCTACAGCTCTCACTGAAGATGACCACCGATTAGCCAGTGAACTAGCTGCTGAGCTTGCTCAACAAAACAAATCTCTTGGTGATGGTAGCCATCATGACACCCATCTTATGACCAGTTATCTATATAGTGCTGACTTTGATTTAAACACGAATAATAAACATTCATCACAAACttcaaatcatataaataatcaacaa aTTATTAGTccagaaaatttaatagaagttGAAACTTCAGAGTCTGATTACCATGcggaaatacaaaataatttaccacaTAAAAAACGTTTTCGTAAAAGAGAATCTGCCCCGGCTCCAATGAGAAGTATTCATTCAAAATGTTACAAATGTAAACAGTGTGGTGAACAGTTTAATTCTCAATCTGCAGTTact GCACATAAAACAGTACATGCTCCTAAAAAAGTTAGTGGTCGAATGCCATTCTTATGTGAGATCTgtgataaacattttacacatcaaataaagttttttgaaCATCTAAAATTTCATTATGAGCCACAACAAAGTAAAGTAATTGTAGTCACTACTGACTCTGGTACTTCACCACATCatgtaaattatcaaaatcataatattcaagAATCAAcagataataatgaaaatcaatatattgaaGAAACTATTGAAGACCAACCAGAACTTCATGATCTTCCTCCACTTCAAAGTTATAGA ttaACAGAAGAAGAGAGCATGGAGGACGATAAACATTGCATATTTTCATCTGATGGATCTATATTAGCTGCACAACTCCAGCAACCATTTCCTTCATGTCACATATGCGGTAGAAGTTTTCGACGTTTAAAAGCACTAGAAATGCATATGGCTTCTGTACATCCACAACCGGCAACTGTTGTTACTGTTAAGCAGGACTGTTTAGAAGAATTTTCTGATCCAGAAGATTTAATGGAAGGCATTCGCCATATGGTACCTGGTGTAGCTGATACCGAATCAGAAACTGATGAAAAGCAGCCAATACAAGatcaaat ttGGGAGTACAATGGTGAAAGTATTACAAATCATGAAGATACCATGATTAAAccaaaagaagaaaataattgtttgttgaATGGAAATGGTGATAATGGTGAAAATAGTCGAGCGGAACATACTTGGGAAGACGATACAGATGAATTGgaacaaataatgaaaaaaaatatttcaaagaatCTTGTATGCACTCAGTGTAAAAGAAAGTTCAATCATCGTAATTCTCTACTATATCATTTAAGATCACATTCTGGTAAACGACCACATAGCTGTAAACTATGTCCTAAGAGTTTCTTCTCCAGCAGTGctcttaaa gtacataatcGGTTGCACACTGGAGATAAGCCATTCGAATGTGAGTGGTGTGGACGAAATTTTCGACAGTGGGGTGACCTCAAGTATCATATTGCTTCATTGCACTCTGAATCTAAACAATTTCAATGTGAATTTTGTGGTAAAGACTTTGCTCGTAAATACTCATTGATTGTCCATCGTCGAATACATACTGGagaaaaaaactatgtatgtgaattttgtaaaaaaacttttcgAGCATCATCGTATTTACAAAATCATCGTCGTATTCACAcag gtgaAAAACCATATAAGTGTGAAACTTGTGGTAAAGCATTCAGAGTACGTTCAGACATGCGTCGACATACTGTTGTACATAGGAAAGATGTTGTAAATTCTGttcaaattaatagttatgcaGGTCAAGTGAGTGGGATTGTCACATCTTCAGAAATGAGTATTCATCTAACTAAATTGGAAGTGAATAAAGATAAGCTAACAACGGAATCTGATGTAGATGTTAAATTCCATGAAAATTTTTCCCATgattcaaatcaaatattaactgCAGATGAAGTTAGTACACCTCTCAATCTCAATTTACGAGCTCAAGATAATGGTGACAATGATGAATCTACTAATTTTGAACAGTTTAATGGGCGTCAAGAAATAATTGATCGGGAAACAAATACTTTATATGTTTGGATTCCATCCAATACAGAGCAATTATTACAAAGTGAATGA
- the LOC114119054 gene encoding 39S ribosomal protein L18, mitochondrial produces MLVCRQSKNLLYRVTNINLKRCMGSISEDSGHAEFVYNRNPRNLEKLRIAYKPAGYHLEKPGREFWHKLQVTTSKRHVTASVLHHTGMVPILATTAEWAIRKQLFSTLDKMAYITIGKVLAQRCLECGISDMIHTYEVLPNSKLEALLENLSKGGVRLEEDPRYKSPNPWDQERPEKPWEHY; encoded by the exons aTGTTGGTCTGCCGACAATCAAAAAATCTGTTATACCGTGtaacaaatataaacttaaaaagatGTATGGGATCAATATCTGAGGATTCAGGCCATGCTGAATTTGTATATAACCGTAACCCTAGAAATTTGGAGAAGTTAAGAATTGCTTATAAACCAGCCGGTTACCATCTCGAGAAACCCGGTCGTGAGTTTTGGCATAA actaCAAGTAACAACTAGTAAAAGACATGTGACTGCTAGTGTTTTACATCATACGGGTATGGTTCCAATACTGGCAACTACTGCAGAATGGGCCATACGCAAACAGCTTTTCag cacTCTAGATAAAATGGCATACATAACTATTGGGAAGGTGTTAGCACAACGTTGTTTGGAGTGTGGTATTTCTGATATGATACATACCTATGAAGTGTTGCCGAACAGTAAA cTCGAGGcattacttgaaaatttatcgAAAGGTGGTGTACGTTTAGAAGAAGATCCAAGATACAAGTCTCCAAATCCTTGGGATCAAGAAAGACCAGAAAAGCCATGggaacattattaa
- the LOC114119059 gene encoding protein mothers against dpp: MEVDEFDSGRSSSTISSINSLFSFTSPAVKKLLGWKQGDEEEKWAEKAVDALVKKLKKTKGAIEELEKALSCPGQPSKCVTIPRSLDGRLQVSHRKSLPHVIYCRVWRWPDLQTHHELKPLDHCQFPFSTQNKQKDVCINPYHYKRVESPVLPPVLVPRQSQLPPMMFRQMPENLQYNNYNQGPNSPSSSPPPNSPFQSSALSEIGSSPGPDEKAMSPASGTQVMYQEQASWASIAYYELNSRVGELFHCQSPVVVVDGFTNPSNNLNRFCLGQLSNVNRNQTIENTRRHIGRGIQLHYIGGEVYAECLSDSAVFVQSRNCNHHHNFHPLTVCKIPAGCSLRIFNNQQFATLLTESVNSGYEAVFELTKMCTIRMSFVKGWGAEYHRQDVTSTPCWIEIHLNGPLQWLDKVLCAMGSPHNAISSVS, translated from the exons ATGGAGGTGGACGAGTTCGATTCGGGCCGTTCGTCGTCGACGATTTCGTCGATAAACAGCCTGTTCTCGTTTACCAGCCCGGCCGTTAAGAAACTGTTGGGCTGGAAGCAGGGTGACGAAGAGGAGAAATGGGCCGAAAAGGCCGTCGATGCGCTCGTCAAGAAACTGAAGAAGACCAAAGGCGCTATCGAAGAGTTGGAAAAAGCGCTCAGCTGTCCAGGACAGCCGAGCAAGTGCGTCACCATACCGAGAAGTCTGGACGGACGATTGCAG GTGTCGCATCGTAAGAGTTTACCGCACGTCATATACTGCCGTGTATGGCGATGGCCAGATCTCCAAACCCATCACGAGCTTAAACCGCTTGACCATTGTCAATTTCCATTCTCTACTCAAAACAAACAGAAAGATGTTTGTATTAACCCTTATCACTACAAACGTGTTGAAAGTCCTG TCCTACCTCCTGTATTGGTACCAAGACAAAGTCAACTACCCCCTATGATGTTTCGTCAAATGCCAGAAAATcttcagtataataattataatcaaggACCTAATTCTCCATCATCAAGTCCTCCACCAAACAGTCCCTTTCAGAGCAGCGCACTATCAG aaataggaAGTTCTCCTGGGCCTGATGAAAAAGCTATGAGTCCTGCATCTGGAACACAAGTCATGTATcag GAACAAGCTAGTTGGGCAAGCATAGCGTACTATGAATTAAATAGTAGAGTTGGAGAACTTTTTCATTGCCAATCTCCTGTTGTGGTTGTGGATGGTTTCACTAACCCAAGTAATAACTTAAACCGATTTTGTCTTGGACAACTTTCTAATGTTAATCGAAATCAAACAATTGAAAACACAAGACGACATATTGGAAgag gcattcaattacattatattggcGGTGAAGTATATGCAGAATGTTTATCAGATTCTGCCGTGTTTGTACAGTCACGTAACTGTAATCACCATCATAATTTTCATCCATTAACTGTGTGTAAGATACCAGCTGGATGTTCTTTACGCATTTTCAATAATCAACAATTTGCAACTTTACTCACAGAATCTGTAAATTCTGGTTATGAAGCGGTATTTGAGCTCACTAAAATGTGCACAAttag GATGTCATTTGTGAAGGGCTGGGGTGCAGAGTATCATCGACAAGACGTTACCAGCACACCTTGTTggattgaaatacatttaaatggaCCATTACAATGGTTAGACAAAGTTTTGTGTGCCATGGGATCGCCTCACAATGCGATATCATCTGTTTCATAG
- the LOC114119076 gene encoding uncharacterized protein LOC114119076 — translation MIRPVAVMVLVVLSFLNLATSVAAAGTTSLADEVSMSVVSAQNNSGGSPAELFDCLANVTRTYFDRRTVYMYFRQSETAGYSAVVDAFAMAVQSPKVIVPYSSFTTQDPSQQQTRGGVFVFLAEDMLYTQMLDAKQRSHFVAVWTKQMPMNNIRRTFRHFWDVGKQVNVIGLVRMDGGGVNAYTFRPFSNYGCNKLGRPFLLDRWVDGRFTVGADLFSSKPKTGNMLGCPLRCAGNEHPPDTVLRPGDGTPQQPPWTTSGVGGKVLEIVARHMNFTPVIMSPKGDMSEMYSWYYSAEVLDNITAMLYSEEADLAFGWYSYATHNSADTNTNTELARTTSIDCLGWAVPYRAGPPPQPWTNYVYEFDKIGWLFIGSMFVIVVGVFHFFRKLKKLHRVDSVLFFVYHTAIDQPLGVRPVWCSLRAFMVHWLWYCMVINVAYKASLGSFMTVPAHGAEFTRMEEILDSKLITMATPRSMHIMNATTATTRISRTFMKRLQLLPPTNFERIIDRLVVKRDIALFEVKRFMYYYSIPQAKRIKVKIPIRFLPGCLLRTHTTQFMFNGGSYLAEPVNAVLSTLFETGIVDHWITHLGSNKVLPLEKIRGRVLKLARLKEPFLFLFFSYAVASVVLVVEICWSARLHRRLLSWNVLQRTRLVRSPMAATDRN, via the exons ATGATTCGACCTGTAGCGGTAATGGTATTAGTCGTGCTATCGTTTCTGAACTTGGCGACGTCCGTAGCCGCTGCGGGAACGACGTCGTTAGCCGACGAGGTTTCAATGTCGGTGGTTTCTGCCCAAAATAACAGCGGTGGGTCCCCGGCCGAGTTGTTCGACTGCCTGGCGAACGTCACCCGAACGTACTTTGACCGACGGACCGTTTACATGTATTTCCGACAGTCGGAAACAGCGGGGTACAGTGCAGTGGTGGACGCATTCGCCATGGCTGTGCAGAGCCCCAAAGTGATAGTGCCGTATTCGTCGTTTACCACGCAGGACCCGTCGCAACAGCAGACGAGGGGCGGTGTGTTCGTGTTCCTGGCCGAAGACATGTTGTACACGCAAATGCTGGACGCCAAGCAGCGGAGTCACTTCGTGGCGGTGTGGACAAAGCAAATGCCCATGAACAACATTCGGCGCACATTCCGGCACTTCTGGGACGTGGGCAAGCAAGTAAACGTGATCGGGCTGGTCCGAATGGACGGCGGTGGCGTGAACGCATACACTTTCCGACCGTTTTCCAACTACGGGTGCAACAAGCTGGGACGGCCTTTTCTGCTGGACCGTTGGGTGGACGGCCGGTTCACGGTGGGCGCCGACCTGTTCTCCAGCAAGCCGAAGACCGGCAACATGCTCGGCTGTCCACTCCGGTGCGCCGGCAACGAACATCCCCCGGACACGGTGTTGCGGCCGGGCGACGGCACGCCACAGCAGCCGCCGTGGACCACATCCGGCGTCGGTGGCAAGGTACTGGAGATCGTGGCTAGACACATGAACTTCACGCCGGTCATCATGTCGCCGAAAGGTGACATGTCAGAGATGTACAGCTGGTACTACAGCGCCGAAGTGTTAGATAACATAACGGCTATGCTGTACTCGGAGGAAGCTGACTTGGCGTTCGGCTGGTATTCGTACGCCACGCACAATAGCGCGGACACCAACACCAACACTGAACTGGCTCGGACCACGAGTATCGACTGTCTGGGGTGGGCCGTTCCGTACCGGGCTGGCCCGCCACCGCAGCCTTGGACTAATTACGTTTACGAGTTTGACAAAATCGGGTGGTTATTCATTGGCTCGATGTTCGTAATTGTTGTCG gaGTGTTCCATTTCTTTCGGAAGCTGAAAAAGCTGCACCGCGTGGACTCCGTACTGTTTTTCGTGTACCACACGGCCATCGACCAGCCGCTGGGCGTGCGGCCCGTCTGGTGCAGTCTCCGGGCGTTCATGGTGCACTGGCTGTGGTACTGCATGGTCATCAACGTGGCGTACAAAGCGTCGCTGGGCAGTTTCATGACGGTACCCGCGCACGGTGCAGAGTTCACCCGGATGGAAGAGATACTGGACTCGAAGCTGATCACGATGGCCACGCCGCGGTCGATGCACATAATGAACGCGACGACGGCCACCACGCGCATATCGCGGACGTTCATGAAGCGGCTCCAGCTGCTGCCGCCCACCAACTTCGAGCGGATCATCGACCGGCTGGTGGTGAAGCGCGACATCGCCCTGTTCGAGGTCAAACGGTTCATGTACTACTATTCCATACCCCAGGCCAAGCGCATCAAGGTCAAGATACCCATACGGTTTCTGCCCGGCTGTCTGTTGCGCACCCACACCACGCAGTTCATGTTCAACGGTGGCTCGTACCTCGCCGAACCCGTCAACGCCGTGCTCAGCACGCTCTTCGAGACCGGCATCGTCGACCACTGGATCACGCACTTGGGCTCCAACAAGGTGCTACCGCTGGAGAAAATCCGCGGCCGGGTACTGAAGCTGGCCCGGCTCAAAGAACCGTTCCTGTTCCTGTTTTTCAGCTATGCCGTTGCGTCCGTCGTGCTCGTCGTCGAGATCTGCTGGTCCGCGAGACTGCACCGGCGGCTGTTATCGTGGAACGTCCTGCAGCGGACGCGTCTGGTCCGATCTCCGATGGCGGCCACTGATCGCAATTAG